In Candidatus Delongbacteria bacterium, one genomic interval encodes:
- a CDS encoding HD domain-containing protein — protein sequence MRVHYIGSETGCVRFNKIVSKVDVDLTLYREVSDFGGESSIDSQDILFFEINSNNYDDVINFLAIRGKSKSIILIADEKALEGLYEICSKHGYDFIKNPFNDHEVLNRLNIHMGYLNKIKILKRENTDLRDMYENLKNSMIIENKELELEIVSRLVRAGDERRPGIAYRRIRISFYSMLVAESLFKNEKELVDRIFFASTMHDIGEIGLPLKLLNTVSRKELVSLAEYRIHVETGQRILEGSTSETMRLAATIAQCHHENFDGSGYPEGLAGSEIPLESRIVSVADRFEDLTELYDFDNSLLELTKLSGNVLDPEIVSIFVDKKNHIKKIYDLYNKK from the coding sequence ATGAGAGTTCATTATATTGGATCAGAAACAGGTTGTGTTAGGTTTAATAAGATCGTTTCAAAAGTTGACGTTGATTTAACTCTATACCGAGAAGTCTCAGATTTTGGAGGTGAATCTTCAATAGACAGTCAGGATATACTCTTTTTCGAAATCAATTCTAATAACTATGATGATGTAATAAATTTTCTAGCTATAAGAGGTAAAAGTAAAAGCATCATTTTGATCGCTGATGAGAAAGCTCTTGAAGGGCTATACGAAATCTGTAGCAAGCATGGATATGATTTCATTAAAAATCCTTTTAATGATCATGAAGTTCTTAACAGATTGAATATTCATATGGGGTATTTGAATAAAATCAAAATTCTCAAAAGGGAAAATACAGATTTAAGAGATATGTATGAAAATTTAAAAAATAGCATGATTATTGAAAATAAAGAACTTGAACTTGAAATTGTTTCTAGATTGGTGAGAGCTGGGGACGAGAGAAGGCCTGGAATTGCATATAGGCGAATAAGGATCTCGTTTTATTCGATGTTGGTAGCAGAATCTTTGTTTAAAAATGAGAAGGAGCTTGTCGACAGGATATTTTTTGCCTCGACAATGCATGATATTGGTGAAATTGGATTGCCTCTAAAACTTTTAAATACAGTTTCAAGAAAAGAGTTGGTTTCATTGGCAGAATATAGAATTCATGTTGAAACTGGACAAAGAATTTTGGAAGGAAGTACTTCTGAAACAATGAGATTGGCAGCTACAATTGCCCAGTGTCATCATGAAAATTTTGATGGCTCTGGTTATCCTGAAGGTTTAGCTGGTAGTGAAATACCTCTTGAGAGCAGAATTGTTAGTGTCGCAGATAGATTTGAAGATTTAACTGAGTTGTATGATTTTGATAATTCATTACTAGAGCTAACTAAATTGTCTGGTAATGTTTTAGATCCGGAAATTGTTTCGATCTTCGTTGATAAGAAAAATCATATTAAAAAAATATACGATCTATACAATAAGAAATAA
- a CDS encoding ferritin family protein, translating to MSVKNLTEAIEFAISQEINAANIYKKLMDLSTEESNKKLFKDLMDMEYDHKRRLETLDILDYQVEHSMESIQDLKLTDYLVIPDERVDLSYQDALILAAKRELKSFEMYEKFAQQFAENEVLKEFFYVMANEEKLHKIKIEKMYEDKVIQEN from the coding sequence ATGAGTGTGAAAAATCTAACTGAGGCGATAGAGTTTGCGATTTCTCAAGAGATAAATGCTGCCAATATATATAAAAAGTTGATGGATCTTTCTACTGAGGAGTCAAATAAAAAATTGTTTAAAGATCTTATGGATATGGAGTATGATCACAAAAGAAGGTTAGAAACATTGGATATTTTAGATTATCAGGTAGAACATTCTATGGAAAGTATTCAGGATCTAAAATTGACTGACTATCTGGTAATTCCAGATGAAAGGGTTGATCTTTCTTATCAAGATGCTTTGATTTTAGCAGCCAAGAGGGAGTTGAAAAGTTTTGAAATGTATGAAAAATTTGCCCAACAATTTGCTGAGAATGAGGTATTAAAAGAGTTTTTCTATGTTATGGCAAACGAAGAGAAACTACATAAAATCAAAATTGAGAAAATGTATGAAGATAAGGTAATACAAGAGAATTAG
- a CDS encoding iron-containing alcohol dehydrogenase: MEIRMNLRKFIVPEVVFGNGAFNMCGSYLRKLGCKRPLVVTDNGVRRAGWADKISQILDEYHLEYAFFDDVSPNPRDYEVMNGAKVYQEFNADSLLSIGGGSAMDCAKGIGIVVTNGREINDFAGVDLILKPVPPMIFIPTTAGTSSDVSQFSIILDTVKRTKFAIISKSIIPDVSLIDPITLTTVDKYLSACTGIDALVHAIEAFVSSASSPMTDLNSLNAIELIYKNLQNSLNTPDNEYYRDQMMLASFQAGMAFSNASLGAVHATAHSLGGYLDLAHGECNALMLPESIKINFDHSVERYRRIAQIFGLDLKISGLSFKNQFIEKIKLFINESGIEFGLNKRGVKKSDVKALSERAYEDPCLATNPFYPSIRDIEVMYEEAL, from the coding sequence ATGGAGATTAGGATGAATTTAAGAAAATTTATAGTTCCTGAAGTGGTCTTTGGAAATGGAGCTTTCAATATGTGCGGTTCTTACCTAAGAAAGTTAGGATGCAAAAGACCATTAGTTGTAACAGATAATGGAGTAAGAAGAGCTGGATGGGCTGATAAAATATCACAAATCCTTGATGAATACCACTTGGAATATGCTTTTTTTGATGATGTTTCACCAAATCCCAGGGATTATGAAGTGATGAATGGTGCGAAAGTTTACCAAGAGTTTAACGCAGATTCATTGTTATCGATAGGTGGTGGTTCTGCAATGGATTGTGCCAAAGGTATTGGTATTGTAGTTACTAATGGAAGAGAAATCAATGATTTTGCTGGAGTTGATCTCATTTTAAAACCAGTACCTCCGATGATTTTTATACCTACAACAGCAGGAACATCCTCAGATGTCTCCCAGTTTTCAATTATATTAGATACGGTTAAAAGAACCAAATTTGCGATAATTAGCAAATCAATCATTCCAGATGTGAGTTTGATAGATCCTATTACTCTTACAACTGTAGATAAGTACCTTTCGGCGTGTACTGGAATAGATGCACTGGTTCATGCCATTGAAGCCTTTGTTTCAAGTGCTTCATCACCTATGACTGATTTGAATAGTTTAAATGCTATAGAATTGATATATAAAAATCTTCAGAATTCTCTAAATACACCAGATAATGAATATTACAGAGATCAAATGATGTTAGCTAGTTTTCAGGCAGGTATGGCTTTTTCAAATGCGAGTCTTGGAGCAGTTCATGCTACTGCACATAGTTTAGGTGGATATTTAGATCTTGCACATGGTGAATGTAATGCCTTAATGTTGCCAGAATCAATTAAGATTAATTTTGATCATTCAGTAGAAAGATATAGAAGAATTGCACAAATATTCGGATTAGATTTAAAAATTTCAGGTTTAAGTTTTAAAAATCAATTCATTGAAAAGATTAAGTTATTCATAAATGAGTCAGGTATTGAGTTTGGATTGAATAAAAGAGGGGTAAAAAAGAGTGATGTTAAAGCTTTAAGTGAGCGAGCTTATGAAGATCCTTGCTTGGCTACAAATCCATTTTATCCATCAATACGTGATATTGAGGTTATGTATGAAGAAGCCTTATGA
- a CDS encoding PAS domain S-box protein, whose protein sequence is MKKPYEELREKIIGFGDFNPKKSYYPELQEKIQSLENEISSKIALQEDLKNKNTYLASILDSTYDFAIIATDMKGVITLFNKGAEIMLGYKAEEVIDRETPLLFHTEDEIELKKIELKKLNIPLDDDLIYFVYKLKDSLSSVQEWTYVDKNGKKIPVELSISKIIADDNQLGFLGIAKDITIKKDFEERIKRQNRHLNNVINTMPFSLILINSDLKLIRFNHSAYTEFPYIKNFQDKFPVFLNWIDDLNVKLKNALESDSTIISSSVKSNDGCFYNIKIFKVEYDPDEKNIVISLENVSDLVKIQEMVIRTEKIHGISRLAAGMAHEINNPLAGVLQNLQVLENRLSLKSKKDIDALSMLDIGQEELQKYLNGRSIFDLIENIRTASVKAADTVKTMLNFTRMKDNTKTQVFINDLIKNAITLCQTDIVLKKEHSFKEIEIVYDSKNNISIMCNFNSVAHVLYNMFKFIVENLSKKHSRKIEISYHYEQEYTIISFRHYSETMSGIFFSELLEPFHLKNDTDVSTNLELSTAYFIIKNHYNGDIKLIDEGENSFRYDLKFHN, encoded by the coding sequence ATGAAGAAGCCTTATGAAGAATTAAGAGAAAAGATAATAGGTTTTGGTGATTTTAACCCCAAAAAGAGCTATTATCCTGAACTTCAAGAAAAAATACAATCATTAGAAAATGAGATTTCCTCGAAGATTGCTTTGCAAGAAGATTTAAAAAATAAAAATACTTATTTGGCGTCTATTTTAGACTCAACTTACGACTTCGCTATCATTGCAACTGATATGAAAGGTGTAATAACCTTATTCAATAAAGGAGCTGAAATAATGCTAGGTTATAAAGCCGAGGAAGTTATAGACAGAGAAACACCTCTACTTTTTCATACTGAGGATGAAATAGAATTAAAAAAAATAGAATTAAAAAAACTTAACATTCCTCTTGATGATGATTTGATCTATTTTGTTTATAAGTTAAAAGATTCATTGTCCAGTGTACAGGAGTGGACATACGTGGATAAAAATGGTAAAAAGATCCCAGTTGAGTTAAGTATTTCAAAAATTATTGCAGATGATAATCAGTTGGGATTTCTTGGAATAGCAAAAGATATCACAATAAAAAAAGATTTTGAAGAAAGAATAAAACGTCAGAATAGACATCTGAATAATGTAATAAATACCATGCCTTTTTCTTTGATTTTGATTAATTCTGATTTAAAATTGATAAGATTTAATCATAGTGCTTATACGGAATTTCCATATATAAAAAATTTTCAAGATAAATTTCCTGTTTTTTTGAACTGGATAGATGATTTAAATGTGAAGCTTAAGAATGCCCTTGAGAGTGATTCAACAATAATTTCAAGTTCGGTAAAAAGTAACGATGGGTGTTTTTATAATATAAAGATTTTCAAAGTTGAGTACGATCCAGACGAGAAAAATATTGTTATAAGTCTTGAGAATGTTAGCGATCTGGTTAAAATTCAGGAGATGGTGATAAGAACTGAAAAAATTCATGGAATAAGCAGATTAGCAGCTGGGATGGCACATGAGATTAACAATCCATTAGCTGGTGTTTTACAGAATTTACAAGTCTTAGAGAATAGGCTATCTTTAAAAAGTAAAAAAGATATAGATGCATTGTCCATGCTAGATATTGGACAAGAAGAATTGCAGAAATATTTAAATGGAAGAAGTATTTTTGATTTGATTGAAAACATCAGAACAGCATCCGTAAAAGCTGCTGATACCGTTAAAACGATGTTAAATTTTACAAGAATGAAAGATAATACGAAAACTCAAGTATTCATAAATGATCTGATAAAAAATGCTATAACGCTTTGTCAAACAGATATTGTTTTAAAAAAGGAACATAGTTTCAAAGAGATCGAAATAGTTTACGATTCGAAAAACAATATAAGTATAATGTGCAATTTTAACAGTGTTGCCCATGTTTTGTATAATATGTTTAAGTTCATTGTAGAAAATCTTTCTAAGAAGCACTCACGAAAAATTGAAATTTCATATCATTATGAACAAGAATATACTATTATATCTTTTAGACATTACAGTGAAACAATGTCTGGCATATTTTTTTCGGAATTATTGGAACCATTTCATTTGAAGAATGATACTGATGTTTCAACTAATCTAGAGCTTTCTACTGCTTATTTCATTATTAAAAATCATTATAATGGTGATATTAAGCTTATTGATGAAGGAGAAAATAGCTTTAGGTACGATTTGAAGTTTCATAATTAA
- a CDS encoding nitronate monooxygenase produces the protein MERLEKIWKRGKEFLGTKYPILSGGMTWISDYDLVKAVGDNGAFPVLAAGNMPVDLLEKEIDKCLDGLKTPFAVNLITIAPNYRQHYEMILKKDVKFVVFAGSFPTKDDVVRMKKAGKKTMSFASTESIAKRQIEWGVDALILEGSEAGGHIGYVSLVILLQQVLLKFRDFPIFVAGGIATGEMMAHLLMMGACGVQFGTRFVVSEECTAHPEFKRAFIRAKARQAIATPQYDSKLPVVAVRALKNNAMDKFGELQLELLNKMKNNQLSKEEAQFQVEHYWVGSLRTGVIDGDVQNGSLMAGQSVGLVKKIQPIKEIIEELVNDCSNEIERTAEILK, from the coding sequence ATGGAAAGACTTGAAAAAATATGGAAAAGAGGAAAAGAATTTTTAGGTACAAAGTACCCTATATTATCAGGAGGAATGACTTGGATTAGTGACTATGATTTAGTTAAGGCAGTTGGTGATAACGGAGCATTTCCTGTTCTTGCAGCTGGAAATATGCCAGTTGATCTTCTTGAAAAAGAAATTGATAAATGTTTAGATGGATTGAAAACTCCTTTTGCAGTAAACTTAATAACTATTGCACCAAATTATCGACAGCATTATGAAATGATCTTGAAAAAAGATGTAAAATTTGTTGTTTTTGCAGGTAGCTTTCCCACAAAGGACGATGTTGTCAGAATGAAAAAAGCTGGAAAAAAAACTATGTCATTTGCTTCCACAGAGTCCATTGCTAAAAGGCAAATAGAATGGGGTGTGGATGCTCTCATTCTGGAAGGTAGTGAAGCTGGTGGTCATATTGGATATGTAAGTTTAGTGATTCTTTTACAGCAAGTACTTTTGAAATTCAGAGATTTTCCAATTTTTGTAGCGGGTGGAATTGCTACTGGAGAAATGATGGCTCATCTTCTAATGATGGGAGCATGTGGTGTTCAATTTGGAACTAGATTTGTAGTTAGTGAAGAGTGTACCGCTCATCCTGAGTTTAAAAGGGCATTTATTAGAGCCAAAGCAAGACAAGCCATTGCAACTCCTCAATATGATTCGAAGCTTCCTGTCGTTGCAGTAAGAGCTTTGAAAAATAATGCAATGGATAAGTTTGGTGAGCTTCAATTAGAACTACTGAACAAGATGAAAAATAATCAATTGTCTAAAGAAGAAGCTCAATTTCAGGTTGAACATTATTGGGTAGGTTCATTAAGAACAGGTGTCATTGATGGTGATGTTCAAAATGGTTCTCTAATGGCTGGACAAAGCGTTGGACTAGTTAAGAAGATTCAACCAATAAAAGAGATAATAGAAGAATTGGTGAATGATTGTTCAAACGAGATCGAAAGAACTGCCGAAATTTTAAAATAA
- a CDS encoding KamA family protein — protein MTDKNNWTFYTNLQLDSIAINVKSHKLLMILMNENPRLNSILLDSHRMTAVYEGIKSWVMEYMDENPNAYKYYKNSKSGMKLFSKLKWSDFAAIRILDYIKYAGTEYKDQNLRGRTAVSNPFKVLWLAVNEGAGGGKPDFFEDMIELFRQFRGKDKRVVPSFEKVKKWMDKHPSGLDERIIKLRKQNKDRIINIFIKKIDEKEIAYHKRFNFDDCESYEQKYMAILDWWETSEFHLAFAIRKPELLNEMLDFSLEKETMDILFNAKKAGIPFFVNPYYLSLLHVREPYFAVGADLALRDYILYSKSLVDEFGNIVAWEKEDIVKPGEPNAAGWILPTKHNLHRRYPEVAILIPDTMGRACAGLCASCQRMYDFQRGYLNFNLNNLKPKMDWATKLELLLEYFENDSQLRDILITGGDALMSSDESLKKILDSILQMAKRKIEANRNREKKYAEMQRIRLGTRLPAYLPQRITPELVMILKNFKIEAQKLGFKQFIIQTHFQSTMEITLRSKKAIESLISAGWLVTNQHVFTAAASRRGHNAKLRKELNDIGVVSYYTFTVKGYMENSGNFTPNARAVQEQLEEKNFGLLSEESKDNLYKFHDTPENIIDLINEIRQKDNITFLATDRNVLNLPGVGKSLSFRVIGITRYGRRILKFSHDYTRNHSPIINKMKDVLIIESKSISTYIREMDGMGENIEDYKSLYGYSIGETEPRNELYRYHEYPFEVTDDMTNLQI, from the coding sequence ATGACTGATAAAAATAACTGGACTTTTTATACTAATCTTCAATTAGATAGTATTGCAATAAATGTCAAAAGTCATAAACTTCTAATGATATTAATGAATGAGAATCCTAGATTAAATTCTATCCTTTTAGATTCGCACAGAATGACCGCTGTCTACGAAGGAATAAAGTCTTGGGTAATGGAATATATGGATGAAAATCCTAATGCATATAAGTATTACAAGAACTCAAAATCAGGGATGAAACTTTTTTCAAAGCTTAAATGGTCAGATTTTGCAGCTATTAGAATATTAGATTATATAAAATATGCAGGAACTGAGTATAAAGATCAAAATTTGAGAGGAAGAACAGCTGTTTCAAATCCGTTTAAAGTATTATGGCTTGCTGTAAATGAAGGAGCAGGAGGTGGAAAGCCTGATTTTTTCGAAGATATGATTGAATTATTCAGACAATTTCGAGGTAAGGATAAGAGAGTTGTTCCATCTTTTGAAAAAGTAAAAAAATGGATGGATAAGCATCCAAGTGGACTTGACGAAAGAATAATTAAGCTTAGAAAACAAAATAAAGATCGAATCATAAATATTTTTATTAAAAAAATTGATGAAAAAGAGATTGCTTACCATAAAAGATTCAATTTTGATGATTGTGAATCCTATGAGCAAAAATATATGGCAATACTGGATTGGTGGGAAACTAGTGAATTTCATCTTGCTTTTGCTATAAGAAAGCCAGAACTTCTAAATGAGATGTTGGACTTTTCCCTTGAAAAAGAAACTATGGATATTCTTTTTAATGCCAAAAAAGCAGGGATACCATTTTTTGTAAATCCATACTACTTATCTCTTTTGCATGTTAGAGAGCCATATTTTGCTGTTGGTGCAGACTTGGCATTAAGAGACTATATTCTTTACTCAAAATCTTTGGTGGATGAATTCGGAAACATTGTTGCTTGGGAAAAAGAGGATATAGTTAAACCTGGTGAGCCTAATGCTGCAGGTTGGATACTACCTACCAAACACAATTTACATAGAAGATACCCAGAAGTTGCGATATTAATTCCAGATACAATGGGTAGGGCTTGTGCCGGGCTTTGTGCATCTTGTCAGAGAATGTATGATTTTCAAAGAGGTTATCTAAATTTTAACCTTAACAATCTAAAGCCAAAAATGGATTGGGCTACTAAATTAGAACTTTTGTTAGAGTATTTTGAGAATGATTCTCAACTAAGAGATATATTGATTACAGGTGGAGATGCTCTTATGAGCAGTGATGAATCATTGAAGAAAATTCTAGACTCGATTCTTCAAATGGCAAAAAGGAAAATTGAAGCTAATAGAAATCGAGAAAAAAAATATGCTGAAATGCAAAGAATAAGGCTTGGTACCAGATTACCAGCTTATCTACCTCAAAGAATAACACCTGAACTAGTTATGATATTGAAAAATTTCAAAATTGAAGCTCAAAAGCTTGGGTTTAAACAATTCATAATACAAACACACTTTCAATCAACTATGGAGATTACTTTAAGAAGTAAAAAAGCGATTGAAAGTCTTATTTCAGCTGGGTGGCTTGTAACAAATCAACATGTTTTTACTGCTGCAGCTTCAAGACGTGGTCATAATGCCAAGCTAAGAAAAGAATTGAATGATATTGGCGTTGTATCATATTACACTTTCACTGTCAAAGGATATATGGAAAATAGTGGAAACTTTACTCCTAATGCTAGGGCTGTACAGGAACAGCTAGAGGAAAAAAATTTTGGTCTTTTGTCGGAAGAAAGTAAAGATAACCTTTACAAGTTTCATGATACTCCTGAAAATATTATTGATCTGATAAATGAAATTAGGCAAAAAGATAATATTACTTTCCTTGCAACAGATAGGAATGTTTTAAATCTGCCTGGTGTGGGTAAAAGTCTGTCTTTCAGAGTTATTGGTATTACACGTTATGGCAGAAGAATTTTGAAATTTTCTCATGATTATACCAGAAACCACAGCCCAATTATTAATAAAATGAAAGACGTTTTGATAATTGAATCAAAAAGTATAAGCACTTACATTCGTGAAATGGATGGTATGGGTGAGAATATTGAAGATTACAAAAGCCTATATGGTTACTCTATAGGTGAAACTGAACCTAGAAATGAATTGTATAGGTATCATGAATATCCTTTTGAAGTTACAGATGATATGACGAATCTTCAAATTTAG
- a CDS encoding linear amide C-N hydrolase translates to MKALVVAVFLFITIGQTSENVKVDTLATINSLKVYDNVQSMEFFGDYEEILQTINSYFTGKNFDYLNFNCSTFSGFGNLDNIFYGRNFDNYPPCDLLVGKYNPPGKYSSIASTRISDVGLNYGTNYANLAYYQKTKLLASPFFAADGFNECGLTTALSWIPPVTIQVDPNKESIFITLLVRRILDGASNIQEALEIANSYNVFDSGNCDQIQHHLLITDASGNSIVIEYIDDQFIPIKPDENWQVATNTGIFGNSMSQMCSYCWRFNSLYNDLSNCNGMIENWRHAFDILSAVSVDYPVPYSKTEWSTITDLNEKKLYVVTDRDYLNVAMADINDFELKNCGNFTLVNKNLTDGNSNGIIESMEMITMDPEISVPFTATGVEAVLSSDSEDVIIGKSDCYYGNIYYGLNGYPNEPFCFHVLENGVGQEVNFKITFTTDYGFSYELDFPMVLTYTDIDEFEPKNCNLVCYPNPFNPSTTINFSIQDRSNVELKVFNCSGVTVDELVNSQMESGTHSVVFNAEGLASGTYYCSLKIDGIYFVKPIMFLK, encoded by the coding sequence ATGAAAGCATTAGTTGTTGCAGTTTTTCTTTTTATTACGATTGGACAAACATCTGAAAATGTAAAAGTTGATACTTTAGCTACTATCAATTCTTTAAAAGTCTATGATAATGTCCAATCTATGGAATTTTTTGGCGATTATGAAGAGATTCTTCAAACTATAAACTCCTATTTTACAGGTAAAAATTTTGATTATCTCAATTTTAATTGCAGTACCTTTTCCGGATTTGGCAATCTAGATAATATTTTCTACGGAAGGAATTTTGACAATTATCCACCATGTGATCTACTTGTCGGAAAATATAATCCTCCAGGTAAATACAGTTCGATTGCTAGTACAAGAATAAGTGATGTGGGATTGAATTATGGTACTAATTATGCGAACTTGGCGTACTACCAGAAAACGAAATTATTGGCGTCACCCTTTTTTGCAGCAGACGGATTCAATGAGTGTGGATTAACGACCGCTCTTTCATGGATTCCTCCTGTTACGATTCAAGTAGATCCAAATAAAGAGTCCATATTTATAACTTTACTTGTGAGAAGAATTCTTGACGGAGCGTCAAATATTCAGGAAGCTCTTGAAATTGCCAACAGTTATAATGTATTTGACTCTGGAAATTGCGATCAGATACAACATCATTTACTTATTACTGACGCCTCAGGAAACTCCATTGTAATTGAGTATATTGACGATCAATTTATTCCAATAAAACCTGATGAAAATTGGCAAGTGGCAACAAATACAGGGATTTTTGGAAATTCGATGAGCCAAATGTGTAGCTATTGTTGGAGATTTAATTCTCTTTACAATGATTTGAGTAATTGTAACGGAATGATAGAAAATTGGAGACATGCTTTTGATATTTTATCAGCTGTGTCAGTAGATTATCCAGTACCTTATTCAAAGACTGAATGGTCTACAATAACTGATTTAAATGAGAAAAAGTTATATGTCGTAACAGATAGAGATTATTTGAATGTTGCTATGGCTGACATCAATGATTTTGAGCTTAAAAATTGTGGAAATTTTACGCTTGTTAATAAAAATTTAACTGACGGTAATTCAAACGGAATTATTGAATCAATGGAGATGATAACCATGGACCCTGAGATTTCAGTTCCTTTTACTGCAACTGGTGTTGAAGCTGTATTATCTTCGGATTCAGAGGATGTAATCATCGGTAAATCGGATTGTTATTATGGCAATATCTATTATGGATTGAATGGTTATCCGAATGAACCTTTCTGTTTTCATGTTTTGGAAAATGGCGTTGGTCAGGAAGTCAATTTCAAAATAACTTTTACTACCGACTATGGATTTTCTTATGAACTTGATTTTCCAATGGTTCTAACCTATACTGACATTGACGAGTTTGAACCCAAAAATTGTAATCTAGTATGCTATCCAAATCCTTTCAATCCATCAACTACAATCAATTTTAGTATACAGGATAGATCAAACGTAGAGTTGAAAGTCTTCAATTGTTCAGGAGTAACAGTTGATGAACTTGTTAATTCGCAAATGGAAAGTGGTACTCACAGTGTTGTTTTTAATGCTGAAGGGTTAGCTAGTGGTACTTACTATTGTTCACTTAAAATAGATGGTATTTATTTTGTAAAACCAATAATGTTTTTGAAATAG